The following proteins come from a genomic window of Sphingobium indicum B90A:
- a CDS encoding methanol/ethanol family PQQ-dependent dehydrogenase — protein sequence MKGRLTRALSGAAILGLAVAAAPLLAEGPTDADLMNDAATPGDVLTYGMGPKAQRFSPLKAINASNVAKLVPAFSSSLGGEKQRGQEAQPIVYDGTIYVTGSYSRLFAFDARTGEEKWQYDARLPEGIMPCCDVVNRGAAIHGDKIIFATLDAHMVALNRHTGKVIWNKQIADYQAGYSATAAPMVVKGKVIYGNSGGEFGIVGAVEARDVNTGELVWRRPTIEGHMGTLNGKDNGLTGKTNASWTGDLWKTGGGATWLGGTYDPETDLLFFGTGNPAPWNSHLRKGDNLYTSSTLAIDPDTGVIKWHYQTTPHDGWDFDGVNEFIPFDATVNGKPMKLGAKADRNGYFFVLDRTNGKFISASKFVMQTTWANGFDKNGRPNYNDANRPGAPGETAKGSSVFASPSFLGGKNWMPMAYSQDTGLFYIPSNDWGMDIWNEPIAYKKGAAYLGAGFTIKPIAEDHIGALRAMDPKTGKIVWEYKNKAPLWGGVLSTAGNLVFTGTPEGYLKAFDAKTGQELWKFQTGSGVVGSPVTWEQDGEQYVAVMSGWGGAVPLWGGEVAKSFKDINQGGALWVFKLPG from the coding sequence ATGAAAGGACGTTTGACGCGAGCCCTGTCCGGCGCCGCGATCCTGGGCCTGGCGGTCGCCGCCGCGCCGTTGCTGGCCGAAGGGCCGACCGATGCGGACCTGATGAACGACGCGGCGACGCCCGGCGACGTCCTGACATACGGCATGGGCCCCAAGGCGCAGCGCTTCAGCCCGTTGAAGGCGATCAACGCCTCCAACGTCGCGAAGCTGGTTCCCGCCTTCTCCTCCTCGCTCGGCGGGGAAAAGCAGCGCGGGCAGGAAGCGCAGCCCATCGTCTATGACGGCACCATCTACGTCACCGGCAGCTATTCGCGCCTGTTCGCCTTCGACGCCCGCACCGGGGAGGAAAAGTGGCAATATGACGCCCGCCTGCCCGAAGGGATCATGCCCTGCTGCGACGTGGTGAACCGCGGCGCGGCCATCCATGGCGACAAGATCATCTTCGCCACGCTGGACGCGCACATGGTCGCGCTCAATCGCCACACCGGCAAGGTCATCTGGAACAAGCAGATCGCGGATTACCAGGCCGGCTATTCGGCCACCGCCGCGCCGATGGTGGTGAAGGGCAAGGTGATCTACGGCAATTCGGGCGGCGAATTCGGCATCGTCGGCGCGGTGGAAGCGCGCGACGTCAACACCGGCGAGCTGGTCTGGCGCCGCCCGACGATCGAGGGGCACATGGGCACCCTCAACGGCAAGGACAACGGCCTCACCGGCAAGACCAACGCAAGCTGGACCGGCGACCTGTGGAAGACCGGCGGCGGCGCGACCTGGCTGGGCGGCACCTATGACCCGGAAACCGACCTGCTGTTCTTCGGCACCGGCAACCCCGCGCCCTGGAACAGCCATTTGCGCAAGGGCGACAATCTCTACACCAGTTCGACCCTCGCCATCGATCCCGACACCGGCGTCATCAAATGGCATTACCAGACGACCCCGCATGACGGCTGGGACTTCGACGGCGTCAACGAATTCATCCCCTTCGACGCCACCGTCAACGGCAAGCCGATGAAGCTGGGCGCGAAGGCCGACCGCAACGGCTATTTCTTCGTGCTGGACCGCACCAACGGCAAGTTCATCAGCGCCAGCAAGTTCGTCATGCAGACGACCTGGGCCAACGGCTTCGACAAGAACGGCCGGCCCAATTACAACGACGCCAACCGCCCCGGCGCGCCGGGCGAGACGGCCAAGGGATCGTCCGTCTTCGCCAGCCCCAGCTTCCTGGGCGGAAAGAACTGGATGCCCATGGCCTACAGCCAGGACACCGGCCTTTTCTACATTCCGTCCAACGACTGGGGCATGGACATCTGGAACGAGCCGATCGCCTACAAGAAGGGGGCGGCCTATCTGGGCGCGGGCTTCACCATCAAGCCCATTGCGGAGGATCATATCGGCGCGCTGCGCGCCATGGACCCGAAGACCGGCAAGATCGTCTGGGAATATAAGAACAAGGCGCCGCTCTGGGGCGGCGTGCTCTCGACGGCGGGCAACCTGGTCTTCACCGGCACGCCGGAGGGGTATCTCAAGGCCTTCGACGCGAAGACCGGCCAGGAATTGTGGAAGTTCCAGACCGGCTCCGGCGTGGTGGGCAGCCCCGTCACCTGGGAACAGGATGGCGAGCAATATGTGGCGGTGATGTCCGGCTGGGGCGGCGCGGTGCCGCTGTGGGGCGGCGAAGTCGCCAAGAGCTTCAAGGACATCAACCAGGGCGGCGCGCTCTGGGTGTTCAAGCTGCCCGGATAA
- a CDS encoding GNAT family N-acetyltransferase, translated as MSTSSSVTVRNATAGDAAAIAAIYAHHVLHGTASYELVPPTVAETVAKIGRVTGRGWPFLVACDGAEVVGYCYATQFRDRPAYAHACENSIYVAHDRRGGGIGRALLEALLDAAEAFGFRQMVAVIGGGEPASVALHAACGFRQAGRLTGMGWKAGRWLDTVYMQIALGGGNATAPDAGRP; from the coding sequence ATGAGCACATCGTCATCTGTCACGGTCCGGAACGCGACGGCCGGGGACGCGGCCGCCATCGCCGCCATCTACGCGCACCACGTCCTGCACGGCACGGCCAGCTACGAACTCGTGCCGCCGACCGTCGCGGAGACCGTGGCCAAGATCGGGCGCGTGACCGGCCGGGGCTGGCCCTTCCTGGTGGCGTGCGACGGCGCGGAGGTGGTCGGCTATTGCTATGCGACGCAGTTCCGCGACCGGCCCGCTTATGCCCATGCCTGCGAAAACAGCATCTACGTCGCGCACGACCGGCGCGGCGGCGGCATCGGCCGGGCGCTGCTGGAAGCGCTGCTGGACGCGGCGGAGGCCTTCGGCTTCCGCCAGATGGTGGCGGTGATCGGCGGCGGCGAACCCGCCTCGGTCGCGCTCCACGCCGCCTGCGGCTTCCGGCAGGCGGGCCGGCTCACCGGCATGGGCTGGAAGGCGGGCCGCTGGCTCGACACCGTCTACATGCAGATCGCGCTGGGCGGCGGCAATGCCACCGCGCCCGACGCCGGCCGGCCCTGA
- a CDS encoding response regulator, giving the protein MIVMGRGNHMHSIPAIPPGAMRLATAHDLSDDPGRGVGRYMGGEAIMERVLIVDDHPLVRDGLRSVIAISFDNIEIFEAATLDEAVSLLEKQDNFDLILLDLNIPDVRRLDGLKLLRDRFPILPVVMVSGAFDRAIVQEALAAGAAGFIPKSLKRSAIVDALHRVVSGEIYLPEAMGESVAPTAEEDEIARRIDSLTPQQKTVLAHLVRGRLNKQIAHDLGVSMTTIKAHVSAILQKLGVLSRTQAVIKANQVHFRAD; this is encoded by the coding sequence ATGATCGTCATGGGACGCGGCAACCACATGCACTCCATCCCGGCAATTCCGCCCGGCGCGATGCGGCTTGCCACGGCCCATGACTTGTCCGATGATCCGGGTCGAGGGGTGGGGCGGTATATGGGTGGCGAGGCAATCATGGAGCGGGTGCTGATCGTCGACGATCATCCCCTCGTGCGCGACGGGCTGCGCAGCGTGATCGCGATCAGCTTCGACAATATCGAGATATTCGAGGCGGCGACGCTCGACGAGGCCGTCTCGCTGCTGGAGAAGCAGGATAATTTCGACCTCATCCTCCTCGACCTCAACATTCCCGACGTCCGCCGCCTCGATGGCCTCAAACTGCTGCGGGATCGTTTCCCGATCCTGCCCGTGGTGATGGTGTCGGGCGCCTTCGACCGCGCCATCGTGCAGGAGGCTCTTGCCGCCGGCGCCGCGGGCTTCATTCCCAAGTCGCTGAAGCGCAGCGCCATCGTCGATGCGCTCCATCGCGTGGTGTCGGGCGAAATCTACCTGCCCGAAGCCATGGGCGAGAGCGTCGCCCCGACGGCGGAGGAGGATGAGATCGCCCGCCGCATCGACAGCCTGACGCCGCAGCAGAAGACGGTGCTGGCGCATCTGGTGCGCGGGCGGCTGAACAAGCAGATCGCGCATGATCTGGGCGTGTCGATGACCACCATCAAGGCGCATGTCTCCGCCATCCTCCAGAAGCTGGGCGTGCTCAGCCGCACCCAGGCGGTGATCAAGGCCAATCAGGTGCATTTCCGCGCCGATTGA
- a CDS encoding aminoacyl-tRNA deacylase, which produces MAISQRLRGYMDRCGTRFDEWPHEHSSEMARAAQAAHVPGRQVAKAVLVQAGDEYMLAVLPSSKHVSFNFLQQWLARDVSLAEEHTTAALFPDCELGAIPPVGAAYGLKTIIDDDMLMDQDVWFEGGDHHTLVHMNAENWRRLQKGAGHFAFSI; this is translated from the coding sequence ATGGCGATTTCCCAGAGATTGCGCGGCTATATGGACCGTTGCGGCACGCGCTTCGACGAATGGCCGCACGAACATTCCAGCGAAATGGCGCGGGCGGCCCAGGCGGCGCATGTCCCTGGCCGTCAGGTGGCGAAGGCCGTGCTGGTGCAGGCGGGCGACGAATATATGCTGGCCGTCCTTCCCTCCTCCAAGCATGTGAGCTTCAACTTCCTGCAGCAATGGCTGGCCCGCGACGTCTCGCTGGCGGAGGAACATACGACAGCCGCGCTGTTCCCCGACTGCGAACTGGGCGCGATCCCGCCGGTGGGCGCGGCCTATGGGCTGAAGACGATCATCGACGACGACATGCTGATGGATCAGGATGTCTGGTTCGAGGGCGGCGACCACCACACGCTGGTGCACATGAATGCGGAGAATTGGCGGCGGCTGCAAAAGGGCGCCGGCCATTTCGCGTTCAGCATCTAG